The Caretta caretta isolate rCarCar2 chromosome 10, rCarCar1.hap1, whole genome shotgun sequence genome has a window encoding:
- the RPP25 gene encoding ribonuclease P protein subunit p25, with amino-acid sequence MPLEQLPHILSLYLEDLFGDGHGVQPAEEPASEQAPEQEPDPGSGMRTSPNGRLSIPHRYSVGKHYCQCTEGPFPPGKRSREGQVMAAKGVESTPMPPVAQSRMENFRKVKTSEQDSPLPFPDLPPGVVEMKVKEGSKIRNLMGFAMARMELKGTRQIVFSGCGRAVTKTITCVEIMKRKLGGLHQVTKVRYKTLLEVWENKDPQPDGQVENLTVHKNVPSICILLSKDPLDPNEMGYQPPEPRDGLWAEEGGIEEDRLSSPPQGVKRPLALPHGELANKKMQVQVPESQKGLGTMDYMLDYHH; translated from the exons ATGCCGCTAGAGCAGCTACCGCACATCCTGAGTCTGTACTTGGAGGACCTATTTGGGGATGGCCATGGGGTGCAGCCTGCTGAGGAACCGGCATCAGAACAAGCACCAGAGCAGGAGCCAGATCCTG GCAGCGGAATGAGGACATCACCAAATGGCAGGCTCTCCATCCCTCATCGCTACTCGGTGGGAAAGCATTACTGTCAATGCACAGAGGGGCCATTCCCTCCTGGGAAGAGATCGAGG GAAGGGCAAGTGATGGCTGCCAAAGGGGTGGAATCCACACCCATGCCCCCCGTAGCCCAGTCCAGGATGGAGAACTTCAGGAAGGTCAAGACATCGGAGCAGGATAGCCCACTGCCCTTCCCTGACCTGCCCCCTGGCGTGGTGGAGATGAAAGTGAAGGAGGGCAGCAAGATCAGGAATTTGATGGGCTTTGCCATGGCCAGGATGGAGCTGAAGGGTACCCGGCAGATAGTCTTCAGTGGCTGTGGTCGGGCAGTCACCAAGACCATCACCTGTGTGGAGATCATGAAGAGGAAGCTGGGGGGTCTCCACCAGGTCACCAAGGTGCGTTACAAGACCCTGCTGGAGGTCTGGGAGAACAAGGACCCCCAGCCTGATGGCCAAGTGGAGAACCTCACTGTCCACAAGAATGTGCCCTCCATCTGTATCCTATTGTCCAAGGACCCCCTGGACCCCAATGAGATGGGCTACCAACCTCCGGAGCCCAGGGATGGGCTGTGGGCTGAAGAGGGGGGAATAGAGGAAGATAGACTCAGTTCACCCCCACAAGGGGTGAAGAGACCTTTGGCACTTCCGCACGGGGAGCTGGCTAACAAGAAAATGCAGGTACAGGTACCGGAGAGTCAAAAGGGCTTGGGGACTATGGACTACATGCTGGACTATCATCACTGA